The window AGCGCGCCGGAATCGGCCGAAGTGACAAAGAACAGCATCACCAGCACAGTGGCCAGCAGGCTCATCACCCCGGAAAACGGCAGCCCGTGCAGAAATTCAAACAGCGCCACCGAAGAGTCGCGCTGCACCGCAGCCACTAAGCCGGCATTGGCTTCATGCAGAATGCTGTGCAATGCGGCATTGCCCATAAAGCCCATCCAGATCAGGGTAAATCCCGATGGAATCAGCAGCACGCCGACAATAAACTCGCGGATGCTGCGCCCTTCCGAGACCAGCGCAATAAACATGCCGACAAATGGCGACCATGAAATCCACCACGCCCAGTACATGATGGTCCAGCCGCCAATCCAGCCATTCGGCTGATAGGCATACAGGTTGAAGGTCATGCTGAATAAGTTGGAGATGTACTGGCCGGCATTCTGAATAGTGGTCTGCAGCAGGTAAATGCTGGGGCCGGCGAAGAATACAAACAGCAGCAGCGCCAGGGCCAGCATCAGGTTCAATTCGGACAGGCGCTTGATGCCTTTGTCCAGGCCCAGGAAGATTGACAGCGAGGCCATGGCGCTGACCGCAATAATCAAAATAACCTGGGTCTGGGCCGACTGCTCAATGCCGATCAGGTAATTCAAGCCGGAGTTGATTTGCGTCACGCCAAAACCCAGCGTGGTGGCCACGCCAAACACCGTGCCGATGGTGGCAAAGGTGTCGACAGCATCGCCGATCGGGCCATGAATTTTCTTGCCGATCAGCGGATACAGCGCCGAACGGATTTTCAGCGGCAGCTGATGCCGGTAAGCGAAATAAGCCAGCGCCAGGCCGACTATGGTGTAAATGGCCCAGGCATGCAGGCCCCAGTGGAAAAAGGTGACGCGCATGGCCTGCTGGGCAGCTGAAATAGTTTCCGGTTCGCCTGCAGGCGGCGAAACATAGTGCATCACCGGTTCCGCCACCCCGAAGAACATCAGGCCAATGCCCATGCCGGCGGTAAACAGCATGGCAAACCATGAGGCGTTGCTGTAGGACGGCAGGCTGTGGTCTGGCCCCAGCTTGATTTTACCCATGTCAGAGATGGCGATATAAATCAGCAGGATCAGGAAAATCGCCACAGACAGCACATAAAACCAGCTGAATGAGTCGGTCACCCAGCGGTTCAGCTGCTGGGTAATCAGGTCAAATGAGTTCGGCGCCAGAATGACAATGGCCAGAAACACGCCAATCAGCATGACCGTACTTAGAAACACGCTTGGATTCACATTGGAATACCAAGATGCAGATTTGGAAGACATAAAGACCCCATCTTCATTATTTTGTTTATCAGACAGACCCGGAGGTCAGGAAGCATTCACGCGGAGTGAACAAAAAGACGAGTTCAGTAAATAGAAAAGACTCAGCAGTATTTTAAATTAATGATAAAAATAAATATGTTAGGCTCATGTTACTTTATCGTAACACGGCTCAGCGCTCTTTATCCTGCGGCTTGGGCAAATGCGCAACGTAATTCAGGGCAATCAACCGGGACACAATCACCGCCAGATACATCACGCCGCAGAACATCTGCAGCACCGCCAAAACCCGCGCCGGCGGGCTGACCGGCATCAGATCCGATAGCCCTGTCGCCGACTGCAGGCTGAAGCTCAGGAACAGCAGATCCAGCCATGACTGCTGCCCCGGAACCGCCGGATTGTAAAAGCTGCCGGGATACATCAGCTGGCACACGCCGTAAAGGAAGGCGAAGCCCCAGGCGATTAAAGTGAAGACCGCGCCGGCAGCAAACAGCTCATCGCGGGTTAGGTAGCGGTCTGCAAACATGTAGCGGAGCAGGCCGTAGGCTGCGCTGAAATACGCCAGCGCTTCA is drawn from Acinetobacter sp. WCHAc010034 and contains these coding sequences:
- a CDS encoding ion channel is translated as MQAFSDFWTGFKMLPSAWLLLLQLLVLVLTAVPDSSLTYRALLWVLGVLVLLLIAKVIQQTPMFTILGLSFVGGAVIFSTMMILGAADPQIQMIAHSFEALAYFSAAYGLLRYMFADRYLTRDELFAAGAVFTLIAWGFAFLYGVCQLMYPGSFYNPAVPGQQSWLDLLFLSFSLQSATGLSDLMPVSPPARVLAVLQMFCGVMYLAVIVSRLIALNYVAHLPKPQDKER
- a CDS encoding BCCT family transporter yields the protein MSSKSASWYSNVNPSVFLSTVMLIGVFLAIVILAPNSFDLITQQLNRWVTDSFSWFYVLSVAIFLILLIYIAISDMGKIKLGPDHSLPSYSNASWFAMLFTAGMGIGLMFFGVAEPVMHYVSPPAGEPETISAAQQAMRVTFFHWGLHAWAIYTIVGLALAYFAYRHQLPLKIRSALYPLIGKKIHGPIGDAVDTFATIGTVFGVATTLGFGVTQINSGLNYLIGIEQSAQTQVILIIAVSAMASLSIFLGLDKGIKRLSELNLMLALALLLFVFFAGPSIYLLQTTIQNAGQYISNLFSMTFNLYAYQPNGWIGGWTIMYWAWWISWSPFVGMFIALVSEGRSIREFIVGVLLIPSGFTLIWMGFMGNAALHSILHEANAGLVAAVQRDSSVALFEFLHGLPFSGVMSLLATVLVMLFFVTSADSGALVTDYLSSKSENSPVWQRLFWTVLMALLAIVLLLAGGLGALQSATMLSALPFTLIMLLICWGLLKALRLDVVKMQALQAARITPRAIQNPRSWQQRLGLIMHYPHSKAEVEQFIQEQVLRAFRSIQKEFERRELTVEIIDLDEGLKLRVDHHNEINFIYQVIARETLPPSFMADLQAKGAEYYQAEVFLKEGGQNYDVMEWTQEDLLQDIIDQYERHLHFLNLVRLPE